In a single window of the Antedon mediterranea chromosome 1, ecAntMedi1.1, whole genome shotgun sequence genome:
- the LOC140046321 gene encoding neuropeptide FF receptor 1-like, producing the protein MHTLDNSTLDLEEEDPFWNAFTVIQLIQGILGIIGNIIIIITFMRVKKIRTITNIFILNLSITDFVTAVATIPLPAPNPVPDSLAGDVYCRVIGSNFFAWMAIKASILTMIAVTVERYSSIVSPLRHRGFSMRRAVVIIIFTWVVSIIVNAFSLTISRNVDGSCQEVWQGETFKKFMGTIIFLLTYLIPLTVMIIAYVTMFYVLRKQDRRFRRDGVLGKTNEYSYCRAKRNVAESLFLIVLVFTICWAPDQISFLAQNLAHFDYVNSVVYPYFILLAFCHPITDPIIYVYKNRQFRNAISMAFKRKYKVTVRSDVEQFVPNKNVALHSK; encoded by the coding sequence ATGCACACATTGGATAACTCTACGTTGGATTTGGAAGAAGAAGATCCATTTTGGAATGCTTTTACCGTAATACAGCTTATACAGGGAATATTGGGTATTATCGGGAATATCATCATAATAATCACATTTATGAGAGTCAAGAAAATCAGGACCATCACAAACATATTTATTCTCAATCTGTCGATTACCGATTTTGTGACAGCGGTAGCGACTATACCGTTACCAGCACCCAATCCGGTTCCGGATTCGTTGGCGGGCGATGTGTACTGCCGTGTCATTGGTTCAAACTTTTTCGCATGGATGGCCATAAAGGCGTCGATACTGACCATGATTGCTGTGACCGTCGAACGATATTCGTCAATTGTATCACCGTTGCGTCATCGTGGATTTAGTATGCGACGCGCTGTTGTGATAATAATATTCACATGGgttgtttcaataattgtgaACGCGTTTTCACTTACAATTTCACGCAATGTTGACGGGAGCTGCCAGGAAGTGTGGCAAGGGGAAACTTTCAAGAAATTTATGGGAACGATCATCTTTCTTCTTACGTATTTGATACCGCTGACTGTTATGATTATTGCGTACGTAACGATGTTCTACGTGCTGCGCAAACAGGACCGCAGATTTAGGCGTGATGGCGTATTAGGAaagactaatgaatattcatattgcAGGGCGAAGCGTAACGTTGCTGAATCCTTATTCTTAATAGTGCTTGTCTTCACAATTTGCTGGGCTCCGGATCAAATCTCATTTTTGGCGCAAAATCTGGCACACTTTGACTATGTAAACAGTGTTGTTTATCCGTATTTTATTCTATTAGCTTTCTGTCATCCGATTACGGATCCGATAATTTATGTGTATAAAAACCGTCAGTTTAGAAATGCCATAAGTATGGCgttcaaaagaaaatataaagtgACGGTACGATCTGATGTGGAGCAGTTTGTGCCGAATAAGAATGTAGCGCTCCATAGCAAATAG
- the LOC140046330 gene encoding uncharacterized protein produces MATECSKCDQSLSPEPMEDSASMSEEEQEVFFGPITAKERAIAAALVNAIAEEEETINNNIPDRKTDVDLHKNQSNILEFNFQAFQALGHSPSVCSSPEFSGIDSKPTVGSSPGFITLDLSSSSSIEDSSETE; encoded by the exons ATGGCTACTGAATGCTCTAAATGTGATCAAAG TTTAAGCCCCGAACCCATGGAAGACTCAGCTAGCATGAGCGAGGAAGAACAGGAGGTATTCTTTGGGCCAATTACTGCTAAGGAACGTGCAATCGCAGCAGCATTGGTTAACGCCATCGCTGAAGAAGAAGAAACCATTAACAATAACATCCCAGATAGAAAAACAGATGTAGACCTACACAAAAACCAATCCAACATTCTAGAGTTCAATTTCCAGGCTTTTCAAGCGTTAGGACATTCGCCGTCCGTGTGTTCATCGCCTGAGTTCTCTGGTATCGATTCTAAGCCCACTGTAGGATCGTCACCGGGGTTCATCACTCTAGATCTGTCGTCTTCCTCGAGCATTGAAGACAGTTCTGAAACAGAATAA